A window of Formosa sp. Hel1_31_208 contains these coding sequences:
- a CDS encoding chromosome partitioning protein ParA, whose protein sequence is MENSNSKNIGLKIALGILLALFLGTGFYTSKLYKEKKENEATLTREKEQVMADLSTMAKQYDVAILENEDTSEKLVDARERIQGLMDSLKISQNSVNSLWRYKKRFLALQDEMNVILAENDKLKVENSLLATTLDSTSVQLAERTVFTDSLLVQNTQLAEVVENAAILQTVNLKGFGVIERSSGKLIPTERASRSDKIRVCFTIAKNALVGAGDKELYVQVLDPKNNILGANEQVQFEDVVLNYSLISKFNYENRNLNICEFVAPNDEFEKGRYIVNVFNEKDLVSSSEFTLK, encoded by the coding sequence ATGGAAAATTCAAATAGTAAGAATATCGGATTAAAAATTGCTTTAGGAATTCTATTAGCATTATTTTTAGGTACAGGGTTTTACACCTCTAAGTTGTACAAAGAGAAAAAGGAAAATGAAGCCACTCTCACCAGAGAGAAAGAACAAGTCATGGCAGATTTAAGTACGATGGCGAAACAATATGATGTGGCTATTTTAGAAAACGAAGATACGAGCGAGAAGCTTGTAGATGCCAGAGAGCGTATTCAAGGTTTGATGGATTCATTAAAAATTTCACAAAATAGTGTCAATAGCTTATGGCGATATAAAAAGAGATTTTTGGCACTACAAGATGAAATGAATGTCATCTTAGCCGAAAATGATAAGCTCAAAGTTGAAAATTCTTTATTAGCAACAACCCTCGATAGTACGAGTGTGCAATTAGCAGAACGTACCGTATTTACAGATTCGCTTTTGGTTCAAAATACACAATTGGCTGAAGTTGTAGAAAACGCAGCTATATTACAAACTGTAAATCTTAAAGGGTTTGGAGTGATTGAGCGAAGTTCAGGTAAGCTCATTCCAACTGAACGAGCAAGTCGTAGCGATAAAATAAGAGTCTGTTTTACAATCGCTAAGAACGCTTTAGTCGGAGCAGGTGACAAAGAACTCTATGTTCAGGTTTTAGACCCTAAAAACAATATTTTAGGTGCTAATGAGCAAGTTCAGTTTGAAGATGTTGTGCTAAACTATAGTTTGATTAGTAAGTTTAATTATGAAAACAGAAATTTAAATATATGTGAATTTGTTGCACCAAATGATGAATTCGAGAAAGGGCGTTATATCGTTAATGTATTTAATGAAAAAGATTTAGTGTCTTCTTCAGAATTTACACTGAAATAA
- a CDS encoding T9SS type A sorting domain-containing protein — protein sequence MYKLSICSLLILLACFDVLGQTTFTKTQSIALPIPGGNAPYNIASGLIDDDSYPDIVVSTTLGDTVYWLRNDGTGNFTLQPTPIGILDSAGGVAIADINGNGFNDVVSTSSIDGTLVWFPNDGLGNFGVEQPISSSLNGPGQVYVRAIDNNSTLDVAVSAYNGNEVVWFANDGLGNFSSKNIINNTIPSPGAFAMKDIDFDGDIDSVIANAVAFGTPNDCRIEVFYNDGDGNFTADTNAVSVNTKDYIFSVMAEDVDNDSSLDILVTDLTGNASWFKRTQISPGTATYSETVIPSSIANPACLDLRDLDNDNLKDFILTSAASGSGNDIIWFKGDGLGNFGPEQIIDATQNQAYTITFADFENDGDLDTATIAYADDRVNIFRNENITLSLPAIDSHEVKVYPNPVSNQLYIQLNTEVSFSISIYNSIGQLIASQTISNNNFIDVSHFESGVYFININNYAKSYKFVKY from the coding sequence ATGTATAAATTATCAATTTGTAGTTTGCTCATACTTCTTGCATGTTTCGATGTACTCGGACAAACAACATTTACTAAAACACAATCAATTGCACTCCCAATACCTGGAGGTAATGCGCCGTATAATATAGCCTCCGGACTTATTGATGATGATAGCTATCCAGATATTGTGGTGAGTACCACACTTGGTGACACCGTTTATTGGCTAAGAAATGATGGCACAGGAAACTTTACGCTACAGCCAACTCCAATTGGAATATTAGACAGTGCTGGAGGGGTGGCTATTGCAGATATTAACGGTAATGGATTTAACGATGTGGTATCTACCTCGTCAATCGATGGAACTTTGGTTTGGTTTCCAAATGATGGTTTAGGCAATTTTGGAGTTGAACAACCTATATCTTCTTCTTTGAATGGACCCGGACAAGTCTATGTAAGGGCTATCGATAACAATTCCACATTAGATGTGGCAGTTTCGGCTTATAATGGTAATGAGGTTGTTTGGTTTGCTAATGATGGTTTAGGTAATTTCAGTTCAAAAAATATTATCAATAATACCATCCCTAGTCCTGGTGCTTTTGCAATGAAAGATATTGATTTTGACGGTGATATTGATAGTGTAATTGCTAATGCCGTTGCTTTTGGCACACCTAATGACTGCAGAATAGAAGTGTTCTATAATGATGGTGATGGTAATTTTACAGCGGATACTAATGCCGTTTCAGTGAATACCAAAGATTATATTTTCAGTGTGATGGCTGAAGATGTTGACAACGATTCAAGTTTAGATATATTAGTCACCGATCTTACTGGAAATGCATCTTGGTTTAAACGCACTCAAATTTCACCAGGCACAGCAACATACAGCGAAACTGTGATTCCATCTAGTATTGCTAATCCAGCGTGTTTGGACTTGAGAGATCTCGATAATGATAATTTGAAAGATTTTATCCTTACCAGCGCTGCGTCTGGTTCTGGCAATGACATCATTTGGTTTAAAGGCGATGGTTTGGGAAATTTTGGTCCTGAACAAATTATTGATGCAACTCAAAATCAAGCGTACACGATTACCTTTGCCGATTTCGAAAATGATGGTGATCTTGATACGGCAACAATTGCCTATGCAGATGATCGAGTGAATATATTTCGAAATGAAAACATCACCTTATCCCTTCCTGCAATAGATAGTCACGAGGTTAAGGTGTATCCCAATCCAGTTTCTAACCAATTATACATTCAGTTAAACACCGAAGTATCGTTTTCAATTTCAATTTATAATAGCATTGGTCAATTAATTGCCTCCCAAACAATTTCAAATAACAACTTTATCGATGTGTCTCATTTTGAGAGTGGTGTATATTTTATTAATATCAATAATTACGCTAAAAGTTATAAGTTTGTAAAGTACTAA
- the hutI gene encoding imidazolonepropionase, translating to MSLLIINIKELIQVRKTNVTIVTGEDMKVLPILKNAYLLIEHDTIVEYGPMEDCDDIEAEEVIDASGKIVLPTWCDSHTHLVYAGDRVQEFVDRIDGLSYEEIAKHGGGILNSAEKLQNTSEDELYNQAAKRLTEVIKMGTGAIEIKSGYGLTVEAELKMLRVIKRLKKDFPVKVKPTLLAAHALPKTFQKNKKSFIDLVVNTMIPAVAAEHLAEYIDVFCEKGYFDLKDTEQVLEAAKAHRLIPKIHVNQFNAFGGVALGVKYNALSVDHLEELAPEDIPALQNSNTMPVALPLCSFFLGIPYTPARSLIDAGLPLAIASDYNPGSTPSGNMNFVVASACIKMKLTPEEAINAATINGAYAMGISNQYGSICRGKKANVIITKEIPNYQFLPYAFGDNHIDTVIINGQVYN from the coding sequence ATGTCTTTACTTATTATCAATATCAAAGAACTCATACAAGTAAGAAAAACTAACGTCACCATTGTTACTGGCGAAGACATGAAAGTCTTGCCTATTCTAAAAAATGCGTATTTACTTATTGAACATGACACAATTGTAGAGTATGGCCCAATGGAAGATTGTGATGATATTGAAGCCGAAGAAGTTATTGATGCAAGTGGTAAAATTGTTCTTCCAACATGGTGTGATTCACATACGCATTTAGTTTATGCTGGTGATCGCGTTCAAGAATTTGTTGATCGCATTGATGGCTTATCATACGAGGAGATAGCTAAACATGGTGGTGGCATCTTAAATTCGGCTGAAAAGCTCCAAAATACGTCAGAGGATGAGTTATACAACCAAGCCGCTAAGCGATTAACCGAAGTTATTAAAATGGGGACTGGAGCCATTGAAATTAAGTCCGGTTATGGTTTAACCGTTGAAGCCGAACTAAAAATGTTACGCGTTATTAAACGTTTGAAAAAGGATTTTCCTGTGAAAGTGAAACCTACATTACTAGCAGCGCATGCATTACCTAAAACCTTTCAAAAAAATAAAAAGAGTTTTATCGATTTGGTAGTTAATACGATGATTCCTGCTGTAGCTGCAGAACATTTGGCAGAATATATAGATGTGTTTTGTGAAAAGGGCTATTTTGATCTTAAAGATACCGAACAGGTTCTAGAAGCTGCCAAAGCACATCGCTTAATTCCGAAAATACATGTTAACCAATTCAATGCTTTTGGAGGAGTTGCCCTAGGAGTTAAATACAATGCGTTGTCAGTAGACCATCTCGAAGAACTAGCTCCTGAAGATATTCCAGCATTGCAAAACTCCAATACCATGCCAGTTGCATTGCCTTTGTGTTCCTTCTTTTTAGGAATTCCCTATACACCAGCACGATCACTTATTGATGCCGGTTTACCATTAGCAATTGCTAGTGATTATAATCCAGGGTCTACACCTAGCGGAAACATGAATTTTGTAGTTGCGTCAGCATGTATTAAAATGAAGTTAACACCTGAGGAAGCTATCAATGCGGCAACGATAAATGGTGCCTATGCTATGGGAATTTCTAACCAATATGGAAGTATTTGCCGAGGAAAAAAGGCGAATGTAATCATTACTAAAGAAATTCCTAATTATCAATTTTTACCTTATGCTTTCGGTGATAACCATATCGATACGGTAATCATTAATGGCCAAGTCTATAACTAA